The Alteromonas stellipolaris genome includes a region encoding these proteins:
- a CDS encoding SLC13 family permease: protein MRSNKPFDKSSFIILIALVTSLALGSGIYFSNISVDIALTAGITLFVAILWVTEALPIPATSLIPFALFPLAGVLTHTEAASSLGSHVIILLMAAFMLSKGLEKANLHQRFAIYMLRVTGAGSPLKLILSFMLTTAILSMWISNTATILMMLPMAMAIINAMENPRFGVALILGIAYAASLGGVGTPIGTPPNIIFMSVYEETQGHEYSFIEWMKTGVPIVLVSIPLMALWLARGLTQVGNIALPQPGKWTVAEKRVLAIFGTVAMAWVFRPFWSAWLGITTISDSTIAVAGVVAMFMTNNGETTPATETRKSQHDKLLDWKTANNIPWGMLLLFAGGICIAKAFKSSGLSVLMGEWLTGLSTLPVIFLILGICLFVTFLTEITSNTATATLLMPILAAAGFAVGVDPKLLMIPAAISASCAFMLPVATAPNAIAYATEKFDIKTMAREGIVLNVIVALVVTAVCYLTL from the coding sequence ATGAGATCTAATAAGCCGTTCGACAAAAGCTCGTTTATTATTCTTATTGCCCTTGTTACTTCGCTAGCGCTTGGCTCAGGTATTTATTTTTCAAATATAAGCGTTGATATTGCACTTACCGCAGGCATTACCTTGTTTGTGGCAATATTATGGGTAACGGAAGCGTTGCCCATACCCGCAACCTCACTCATTCCATTTGCACTTTTTCCTCTAGCTGGTGTGTTAACGCATACCGAAGCGGCTTCGTCGCTAGGTAGCCACGTTATTATCTTACTAATGGCCGCGTTCATGCTGTCGAAAGGGTTAGAAAAAGCTAACCTGCATCAACGTTTCGCTATTTACATGTTGCGGGTAACTGGGGCAGGTAGCCCACTAAAGCTAATTTTAAGCTTTATGCTGACAACCGCTATTTTAAGCATGTGGATAAGCAACACTGCTACCATTTTGATGATGCTACCCATGGCCATGGCAATTATTAATGCTATGGAAAATCCCCGCTTTGGTGTGGCACTTATTTTAGGTATTGCTTATGCCGCAAGCCTAGGCGGCGTGGGCACGCCCATTGGCACGCCGCCCAATATAATCTTTATGAGTGTTTACGAAGAAACCCAAGGACATGAGTACAGCTTTATTGAGTGGATGAAAACTGGGGTACCCATTGTACTAGTCTCTATTCCGTTAATGGCGTTGTGGCTAGCGCGGGGATTAACGCAAGTGGGTAACATTGCGTTACCTCAACCGGGCAAATGGACAGTAGCTGAAAAGCGCGTTTTGGCAATATTCGGCACTGTCGCTATGGCGTGGGTATTCAGGCCTTTTTGGAGTGCGTGGTTAGGCATTACCACCATTAGCGATAGCACCATTGCAGTAGCTGGTGTGGTCGCCATGTTCATGACCAACAACGGTGAAACAACGCCTGCCACCGAAACGCGCAAAAGCCAACACGATAAATTACTCGACTGGAAAACCGCCAATAATATTCCTTGGGGCATGTTGTTATTGTTCGCTGGTGGTATTTGCATTGCCAAAGCGTTTAAATCATCGGGCTTAAGCGTTTTAATGGGGGAGTGGCTTACTGGGCTTTCAACCTTACCAGTAATTTTCCTTATTCTGGGTATCTGTTTATTTGTAACCTTCCTAACCGAGATAACATCGAATACCGCTACAGCCACACTACTTATGCCAATATTGGCAGCAGCAGGCTTTGCGGTAGGCGTAGATCCAAAACTGCTGATGATCCCCGCTGCTATTAGCGCCAGTTGCGCCTTTATGCTGCCAGTGGCAACCGCACCAAATGCAATAGCCTATGCCACCGAAAAGTTTGATATAAAAACCATGGCGCGAGAGGGCATAGTACTAAACGTGATTGTTGCTTTGGTAGTAACCGCAGTGTGTTATTTAACGTTATAA
- the dcd gene encoding dCTP deaminase — MRLCDRDIYEHLKAGKIKIDPTPDYEEISGVTVDIRLGNKFRVFEDHQAPYIDLSGPKAQVQEALDHVMSDEIELPEGKAFFLHPGELALAITHESVTLPDYIVGWLDGRSSLARLGLMVHVTAHRIDPGWSGNIVLEFYNSGKLPLALRPKMKIGALSFEVLSNPAEKPYNARVDAKYKGQDGAVASRISSDDKNSA, encoded by the coding sequence AATAGACCCAACACCCGACTACGAAGAAATTAGTGGGGTGACAGTAGATATTCGCCTAGGTAATAAATTTCGCGTATTTGAAGACCATCAAGCACCTTACATCGATTTAAGTGGGCCTAAAGCGCAAGTGCAAGAAGCGCTAGATCACGTAATGAGTGACGAAATTGAACTGCCAGAAGGCAAAGCATTTTTCTTGCACCCAGGGGAGCTTGCATTGGCCATTACGCATGAATCGGTTACCTTGCCTGATTATATTGTTGGATGGCTAGATGGGCGCTCATCGCTAGCACGCTTAGGCTTAATGGTGCATGTAACTGCACACAGAATCGATCCAGGTTGGTCGGGCAATATCGTGCTGGAGTTTTATAACAGTGGAAAATTGCCATTAGCCCTTCGCCCGAAAATGAAAATTGGTGCGTTAAGCTTTGAAGTGTTATCGAACCCCGCCGAGAAGCCCTACAACGCGCGAGTAGATGCCAAATATAAAGGGCAAGACGGTGCAGTAGCTAGTCGTATATCGTCAGACGATAAAAACAGCGCATAA